A single region of the Populus nigra chromosome 2, ddPopNigr1.1, whole genome shotgun sequence genome encodes:
- the LOC133682833 gene encoding boron transporter 1-like has translation MEETFVPLRGIKNDLRGRLRCYKQDWTGGFKSGFRILAPTTYIFFASAIPVISFGEQLERNTDGVLTAVQTLASTSVCGIIHSIVGGQPLLILGVAEPTVIMYTFMFNFAKERADLGRDLFLAWTGWVCVWTALLLFLLAVLGASSIINRFTRVAGELFGLLIAMLFMQQAIKGLVEEFRIPEREDPKSTEFIPSWRFANGMFALVLSFGLLLTGLRSRKARSWRYGSGWLRSLIADYGVPLMVLVWTAVSYIPTGNVPKGIPRRLFSPNPWTPGAYENWTVIKEMLNVPFFYIIGAFVPATMIAVLYYFDHSVASQLSQQKEFNLRKPSSYHYDLLLLGFLTLMCGLLGIPPSNGVIPQSPMHTKSLATLKYQLLRNRLVQTARRSLRKNASLGQLYGNMQEAYQQMQTPLVYQQPAQGLKEFKESTIQASTCTGHIDAPVDETVFDIEKEIDDLLPVEVKEQRLSNILQATMVGGCVAAMPFLKKIPTSVLWGYFAFMAIESLPGNQFWERILLLFTAPSRRYKVLEDYHATFVETVPFKTIAMFTIFQTTYLLICFGLTWIPIAGVMFPLMIMLLVPVRQYCLPKFFKGAHLQDLDAAEYEEAPALPFNLATEAEIGAGAAYGGDGEIFDEVITRSRGEFRHTSSPKITSSTATPANNSKSHQSPRLSYTYSPRVSELRGEKSPKPGARGPNSPITGDQKLSKLGKSPSSSEQN, from the exons ATGGAGGAGACATTTGTGCCGTTGCGTGGAATCAAGAATGACCTTCGGGGAAGATTAAGGTGTTACAAGCAAGACTGGACAGGTGGATTCAAATCAGGCTTCAG GATTTTGGCTCCCACCACATATATATTCTTTGCTTCCGCTATTCCGGTCATTTCATTTGGTGAACAATTGGAGAGAAATACTG ATGGGGTTCTAACAGCAGTTCAGACCCTAGCATCCACCTCAGTTTGTGGGATCATACACTCAATTGTTGGGGGTCAACCTTTGCTGATATTGGGAGTAGCAGAGCCAACAGTCATCATGTATACATTTATGTTTAACTTTGCTAAAGAGAGAGCTGATTTGGGAAGGGATTTGTTTCTTGCATGGACTGGATG GGTATGTGTTTGGACTGCACTCTTGTTGTTCTTACTGGCTGTCTTAGGAGCATCATCCATTATCAATAGGTTCACCCGTGTAGCAGGAGAGTTGTTTGGTCTACTTATTGCAATGCTCTTCATGCAACAGGCCATCAAA GGACTTGTGGAAGAGTTTCGCATTCCAGAACGAGAAGATCCAAAATCAACGGAGTTTATACCTTCATGGAGGTTTGCGAATGGAATGTTTGCTCTGGTTCTATCATTTGGCCTCCTGCTCACTGGATTAAGAAGCCGCAAGGCAAGATCATGGCGCTATGGGAGTG GCTGGCTTAGAAGTTTAATAGCAGACTACGGTGTACCCCTCATGGTTCTAGTGTGGACAGCTGTCTCGTATATTCCAACAGGAAATGTTCCTAAAGGGATCCCCCGGCGTCTTTTCAGCCCAAATCCCTGGACTCCTGGTGCATATGAGAATTGGACTGTCATTAAG GAGATGTTAAACGTTCCCTTTTTCTACATAATTGGAGCTTTCGTTCCTGCTACGATGATCGCGGTGCTTTACTATTTTGACCATAGTGTAGCATCTCAACTTTCTCAGCAGAAGGAGTTCAATTTGAGAAAGCCATCTTCTTACCATTATGACTTGCTTCTTTTGGGGTTTCTG ACCTTAATGTGTGGTCTTCTTGGAATCCCGCCATCAAATGGAGTCATCCCCCAATCTCCAATGCATACAAAGAGTCTGGCTACTCTTAAGTACCAG TTGCTTCGAAATAGACTTGTGCAAACAGCACGTAGAAGTCTGAGAAAGAATGCCAGCTTGGGACAGTTGTATGGAAATATGCAAGAAGCCTATCAACAAATGCAGACTCCTTTGGTCTACCAACAGCCCGCTCAA GGTCTAAAGGAATTCAAAGAATCAACCATCCAAGCTTCTACATGTACAGGCCATATTGATGCCCCGGTTGATGAGACAGTATTTGACATCGAGAAGGAAATTGATGATCTATTGCCTGTTGAGGTTAAAGAACAACGTCTAAGTAACATACTTCAAGCCACAATGGTTGGAGGTTGCGTTGCAGCCATGCCCTTCCTCAAAAAGATCCCAACCTCAGTCCTTTGGGGCTATTTTGCGTTTATGGCCATTGAAAGTTTGCCGGGTAACCAATTTTGGGAAAGAATATTACTGCTCTTCACTGCACCAAGCAGAAGATACAA AGTTCTTGAAGATTACCATGCCACATTTGTAGAAACAGTTCCTTTCAAGACAATTGCCATGTTCACAATTTTCCAGACAACTTATTTGCTGATATGTTTCGGTCTCACTTGGATTCCAATTGCTGGCGTTATGTTTCCTTTGATGATCATGCTTTTGGTTCCAGTAAGACAATACTGTCTTCCCAAGTTTTTCAAAGGAGCACACCTTCAAGATTTGGATGCAGCCGAGTATGAAGAAGCACCAGCTTTGCCATTCAATCTCGCAACA GAGGCAGAGATTGGGGCAGGAGCTGCTTATGGAGGAGATGGAGAGATTTTTGATGAGGTTATTACCAGAAGCCGTGGAGAGTTCAGGCACACAAGTAGTCCTAAAATCACAAGCTCCACTGCAACACCAGCAAATAATTCTAAAAGCCATCAAAGCCCACGTCTCTCTTACACATATAGTCCTCGTGTAAGTGAACTAAGAGGGGAGAAAAGTCCTAAACCTGGTGCAAGAGGGCCTAACAGTCCAATAACTGGAGATCAAAAGTTATCTAAACTGGGGAAGAGTCCTTCAAGTTCAGAACAAAATTAG